Below is a genomic region from Lonsdalea populi.
AAGGTTCGTGCTCATAGTCATTCGGGAGGCTTATGTGTGATTTGAAATGTCGGTTCGGCAGATAGTGTAAAACAGAATGCCCCGGATCTGCACCTCGAAGGGTAACCTGTCTGGAAGACGATGTTCCTCAATGCATTAAAAAAGGCGCGTTTGGAAGCGTTTGGTCTAAGCTAACATTTAGCAAGCTGGACGGGTTCCGCGTCAACCTGACAGCCTGCCGCGTACGACAGTTTAAAAGGTGACCGCTATTGACATGGAATTTTTAATGAATAAAAAGATAACAATCGCGACCGCCGGTGTCGCCTTGCTCCTTTCCTTGATGGCTGAACCAGCCCGCGCCGCCGCTCCCTCGTCCCCCCCTGTCGGCAAGATTTGCAAAGCGACCACCTCGTTAATTTTCGGGCGTAGTACCCAGATCATGAAGCTTGACGCCGTCGAAAACGGCACCGCCTATGTGCATTACTTCCGGCCGAGCGACCGCTCCCGCTGGGCTATCAAATGCAAATTGGCAGGCGATCGCGTGCTGTGGGCCAGCAACAATCCCGACAGTATCGGGCGCTGGCGCAACGACCCCGCCGATGAAATCATCACCTTCCGGATTCACGGAGATGCGCTCGACATCAGCGAAATCTACTCCGATGGCTCCGAGGAACAGCAGTCTTATTCTCTGAGCGCGCTGTAACGCCGAAAACCGCTCGCCTTTCCGGACGGTTCGAACTCGCCCGGCATATTGGCTTAAACATAGCCGATGCGCTCGGGCGTGCGGCGCATGATCACCTTGCCGTGACGTATGGACAGCAGCGCCTTGGCCTGACGGCGCACGGCCTCATAGTCGTTTTCCGCATCCAGAATCAGCAGGTTGGCGGGCCGACCGACGACCAGACCGTAGTTTTCTCCCAGATGCATCGCTTTAGCGCTGTTATCGGTCACGAAGTCCAGACAGCGCTGGAGATCTTGGTAGCCCATCATGTGGCAGATATGCAGCCCGGCGTCCAGCACGCGGAGCAGGTTGCCGTTGCCCAACGGATACCACGGGTCTTTGATGGAGTCCTGACCGAAACAGACATTCATCCCCGCGCGATCCAGTTCGGCGACGCGGGTGACGCCTCGCCGTTTGGGGAAAGTGTCGAAACGGCCTTGCAGGTGGATGCTTTCCGTCGGGCAGGAGACGAAGCTGATGCCGGAGCGTTTGAGCAGGCGAAACAGCTTGGAACAATAGGCGTTGTCGTAAGAGCCCATTGCCACCGTGTGGCTGGCGGTGACGCGCTCACCCATGCCGCGTACGCGGGCTTCTTCGGCCAGCACCTCCAGAAAACGTGACTGGGGATCGTCGGTCTCATCGCAGTGAACATCCACCAGGCATCCGCGGCGTTCCGCCAGATCCATCAGAAACTTCACCGAACTCACGCCCTGTTCGCGAGTGTTTTCGAAATGCGGGATCCCGCCCACCACGTCGGCGCCCATGTCGATAGCCTGCTCCATGAGTCTGCGGCCATCGGGGAACGACTCGATCCCCTCCTGCGGAAACGCGACGATCTGCAGGTCGATCAGATCGCGCGCTTCCTCTTTGACTTCCAGCATGGTTTTCAGCGCGCCCAGCGTGGGGTCGGTCACGTCGATGTGGGTGCGCACGTGCTGGATGCCGTGATCCCGCAGCAGGCCAATGGTGCTGTGCGCCCGGTGCTTGGTGTCTTCGTGGGTGATGGTGGCTTTGCGCTGGCTCCAGCGCTCGATGCCCTCGAACAGCGTACCGCTCATATTCCATTCCGGTTCGCCGGCGGTCAGGGTGGCATCCAGGTGGATATGCGGCTCCACCAGCGGCGGGATCGCCAGTCGCTCGCCCGTATCGATGTCCTCGGGCGCGGCCGTCAGCGGACCGCTCTGCGGCTCGATGGCGGCGATCAGACCGCCGTGAAGGCTCAGCGTGTACAGGCCCGGCTGATGGCGAAGGGCGGCATTGATAATCTTCATAGCAACTCCTGCTGTAGTGCATTGGACATACGCCAGATCAGCAAGGCGACCGACGCATTCAAGCGAAATTGGGGATCGTTCAACGTGTTCCCCGACTGTTGTTCGATGCGCTGCAAGCGCTGGTGCAGCGTGTTGCGATGGATATGCAGCCGCTCGGCGGCTTTGATCAAATTGCCGTTTTCCTGTAGCACGGCGTCGAGCGTTTCCACCAGCTGATGAGGATGTTTACGGTGCGGCTCAAACAGCATCCCCAGCGTCTCCTTCATGAACTGCGTGACCAGCTCGGGCTCTTTGACGGCGGTCAGCAGTTTGAGCACGCCCAGCTCACTATAGTCGCACTGGCCCTTGTCCGGCAGCATGCTCTCCGTGACGTCCAGCGCGCGCCGCGCTTCGATCAATCCTTGGCGGTAGTGCGCCGCTGAGATCACCGTGGACGAGATGCCGCTGAACAGGCGCAGCGGGCGAATCTGGGCGTCGATCGTTTGCTGTAGTTGTTGCAGTTGCTGCTTGCCGCGACGGAATAGCAGATCGTCGTCGGGCAGCAGCAGAATGAACAGTTCGCCCAGAACGATCAGCGGCAGCCCGTGGCCGCGGCGGGCCAGATCCGTCTCTAACTGCTGTTGAATTTGCTGGCGGGCCGACTGCAATTGCGCTTCGGCCGCAACGGGATCGTGCGCGTTGAACAGCGCTTGCGTGCCGCTCAGCCGCAGCGCGGCGATCCGGCGCGGCTGTTCCAGCGCAAGGTGGAGATGGCTGGCGCGCTGGTCGGCGATCGCAAGGCTCGGGTACTCGCCGGTCAGCAACTGGATCAGAATGTCTCTTTGGGATCGCAGCGTCGCTTCTCGTTGGACCAGTGCCGTACCGATCAACTGGGTCACGATGACCATTTTGAGCGAGTAGGGCTGCTCTATCAACGGAATGCCCAGCGTGTCCGCGAGCGCGACAACGGCGTCGGGGATCGCATGAATAAACGTTTCTCCGGTCAGGATCACCATGCCCGCGATACCGCGCTGGTGCCCTTCGCGCATCAGCTGCAACAGGTTTTCCTCATAGCGCGGGAGGTTGATCCCGGTGACGAAGACCAGCTCGCCGCCCATGATCCACTCGGCGATGCCTTCGTTTTCCGCCATATAGTACCCGCGCACCGCGCGATGGACATTGAGCGCGCCGCCGCGAAGCGTGAGCGGCTCCAGTCCAGGCAGCGACAAAATTTCGCTGATGGTCAAACTCATAGCAGCTCCTCGCTTCCCGACAGGGCCGCGCGGCGTCCGGTCAACAGCGTGAAGAGCATATACAGGCTGGCGGTACTCCAGGCGTACCAGCCCAGCTCGGCGAATCCGAGCAGGAAGTCCGACAGCTTGCTGCCCGCCTCTCCGAAGCAAAAACGTCCCATCAGCACGGAGTTCAGGCCGCTGCGCGCCGCGATCAGTCCCAGCGAGGCGGCGTACAGGGCCAGAAGCAGGTTGCCGATGGTGGCTATCCACAGCATGTCGACCAGCGGAAAGGCGACGCCGAGCTTACCGCCCGCGAACATCGTTCCCGTAAAGAACGTAAAGCTGAACAATACCATCGAGATCGAGAACAACCCTTTGCGCTGATTTTGGGGCGTCTCACTTAAGGGAAACTCATTGGGTTCTGACATGACAGTGACCTTTGTTTAACCTGGGGAGGGGAGTGGCCTGGGTTAACAGAGCAATTAACGTGCCCGTTTTTCTGATTCGAAGCAAGCGGGCAGTGGATACGACAAATATTGTGCATTCTGCCTGGTTTTTACGTCATTATTTCGGGCAATCGCTCTATTGTTGTGCGTTTTGCCCGATAGATGCACCGATCTCGACAGGCGTGTCGCGATGGAGGCGGGGAGAACGACGGAAAAAGAGTGGGGAGCGATAAAACACCGTCGCCGTGGCGGCGACGGTCAGGCGTTAGGGCAGCAGCGGAAGCTTATCGCCGATGCGGAACATCGCCATGGCTTCCACCAACTGGCGGGATTGCGCTTCCAGCGATTCGGTCGTGCTGGCGGAGGCTTTCACCAGCGCGGCGTTCTGCTGCGCGACTTTGTCTATCTGGGTAAAGGCGATATTGACTTGTTCAATGCCGCGATGCTGCTCTTGAGACGCATAGGAGATCTCTTTCATCAGGCTGGTGATGCGGTTGATCTCGCCGGACACCTCATCCATGGTTTCGCCCGCCTGTGAGGCTAGCGTCAACCCTTCAGTTACATGGGTCTGCGAGTCCATGATCAGCGTTCGAATCTCCTTGGCAGCCTGCCCGCTATGCTGGGCCAGATTGCGGACCTCGCTCGCCACCACTGCGAACCCTTTACCCTGTTCTCCGGCGCGAGCCGTCTCTACCGCTGCGTTCAGCGCCAGAATGTTGGTCTGAAAAGCGATGCCGTCGATGACGCCGAGGATATCGCTGATGCGTTTGGCGCTGTTGGCGATTTCCTGCATTTTCTCAATGACATGACACACCGATTCGTTACCCCGGTCAGTGGTGTCCGAGACTTTATCGGTCAACTGGTGCGCCAGCGTGGCGTTATCGGCGTTGTGTTTGACCGTGGCGCTGAGCTGTTCCAGGCTGGCCGCTGTCTGCTCGAGGGCGGCTACGGAGGCTTCGGTGCGCTCTTCAAGATGGCGGTTGCCGGAGGTCAGTTCGTGGCTGCCGCGGTCAATGTGGGTACTCGCGTCGCGCACCTGTCCGACCGATGCCAGCAGCGCCAGTTGCATACGCTTAATGGCATCGCTCAAGCGGCCCAATTCGTTATCGCCGCTCGCCGGAATTCGCTGCGTCAGGTCGCCCGCCGCCACCTGCTCCAACTGGTCAATCGCCTGGTCGAGCGGCTTAAGCAGCATATGCCGCAGCGCCATCCAGCCAAGAAATACCAGCAGCAGCGACAGCAGACCCGCAACGCTAATCAGCAACAACATGACGCGTTCGTCATATTCGGCGTCCTGAATCCGCTCAACCGCCTGCTGCTGCGCATAGGTCCTAAAGGCTTGAATAGCGCTGTCGAACGCCATCGACAGCGGTGTCAGATCGCTTTCCAGCAGCTTGTAGTATTCGTCCGTATACTGTTTTTGCAGGGACTCCACCATCGGGTAGAGTCCCTGTTCCAGATAGCGTTGATAGGATGTGGCGACGTTCTTCGCCAGCGTCAGCCCTTCCTCCGACGCATTGTCGGTCTGGGAAAACTGCTGGATGATGTTTGTTGCGCTCTGGACATCGCGCGTCAGACGCTCGGTCTCCTGTGCGCCGATATCGAGCAGACCGACCTCAATTTTCCGGACGGCCAGCGTGGCCGAGGCTCTGGCCCGCAGCGTGAGGTTATAGCCGCTCATCAGGCCGCCCAGCTGTATGCCCTGAATGTGGTTTAGGGCGCCGAGCGATTGTCGGCTTTGATTTATAGCGTGAATGCCCATGCCGCTGACGATAAGCAGCAGTAGGGTGATAAGCGTTAACAACGACAAAAGACCGGCACGAATGGAGAGGTTCTTCAAACGCATGATGTCTATTCCCTGTGTGTAGAAAAATCACGGGCGGCATCATTGCAACGCCGCCGGACGTTGCCTGCTATAAATAAGAATCTATCTCTGGCTGACCATGTTGAATCCAGGCAGCGCCAGGTCCCCTTACCTACCGCCTGTGCGCGGCGGTTTCGGCGCTATCCATGTTCAAACTCAGTGTCATCATGGAATAAGCCACGAAGCGTGGATTCAGAACATATCAGAAGAGCGGTGAGGGCGGGAAACAGGATTCCCTTATCTTATGGCGGAGGCCAAAAACGGCAAAATGAAGTGAAATTGTCGTTAAACGTTAAATAATTGGCCCTGATGTTTGCCGCTGGTTTATTATCTGCTGATAAAAAATAAGCATGTAGTGTGAGATGCCGTTTACGATTGTGTGGTTGCGCAGCACGGCGGGGGATTTGAAAGCCGTGGGCGGCTTCCTTAGCGATACCCGAACGAAAATGTCCCCTGAGGTGAATGTGCCGTTAACACGTTCTACGGATTATGGCCTGCGAGCGCCGATCTATCTGGCGTCGTTGCCGCAAGGAAAGATGGCCAGTATTACCGCAGCGACCGACGTCTACGGTGTCTCATGCAACCATATGGCCAAACTTATCAACTTACGAGCCGCGCCGGGATGATTAATGCGGTCCGTAGGGAAAACAGCGGCATCCGACGAGGCCGGGTTCCGGCGACCCTCCGCCTCAGCGACGTGTTGCGAGAACTGAAACCGCTGACTTCGGTCAACTGCGATCGCGATGTGTGTCACATAACTTCCGTCTGCCGTCTGAAGCAGGCCCTTCATCAGGCAGTGCAGCATTTCCTGCAGGAGCTGGGCAGTGACACATTGGCTGATAGGGTGAAAGAAAATCCGCCGCCATACCAATTACTTCTGGTTGAATAAACAATCCGTTCAGCCACCTGCCGATGACAACGGAGGAAATTAATGTCACAAGATCCATTTCTGGAACGAGAAGCAGAAAAATACGAGTCACCGATTCCTAGCCGAGAATACATTTTGGCTTACCTCGCCAAGCGAGATACTCCCATCAGCCGTGAAGAATTGGCCAAAGATCTGGAACTGACGTCTGACGAACAACAAGAAGCGCTGCGTCGCCGCCTGAGAGCGATGGAGCGTGACGGCCAACTGGTTTTCACCCGCCGCAAATGTTACGCCCTGCCTGAAAAACTGGATTTGCTTCGTGGTACGGTCATGGGCCATCGCGACGGCTTTGGTTTCCTGCGCATCGAGGGCCGCAAGGATGACCTGTACCTGTCCGCCGAACAGATGAAAACAACGATACACGGCGACGTCGTACTGGCCCAGCCCCTCGGAGAAGACCGTAAAGGCCGCAGAGAAGGGCGCATCGTTCGCGTTCTTGAGCCGCGGACCAGCCAAATCGTCGGCCGCTACTTTACCGAGGCCGGTACGGGCTTTGTGGTGCCGGACGACAGCCGTCTGAGCTTCGATATCCTGATTCCGCCCGATTCAGTGTCCGGCGCCCGTATGGGATCGGTCGTCGTCGTCGAGCTGACGCAGCGCGCCACGCGTCGTTCCAAGGCGATCGGTAAGATAGTGGAAGTGCTGGGCGAAAATATGGGAACCGGGCTGGCGGTGGATATCGCGCTGCGCACCCATGATATCCCGCACGCCTGGCCGCCGGAAGTGGAAGAACAGGTCGGCGAATACAGCAGAGAGGTGCCTGAAAGCGCCAAACAGGGGCGCATCGATTTGCGTCAGTTGCCGTTAGTGACCATTGATGGCGAAGACGCCCGCGACTTCGATGATGCCGTTTTCTGCCAGAAGAAACGCGGCGGCGGCTGGCGTCTTTGGGTGGCGATTGCGGACGTGAGCTATTACGTGCGCCCGAATACGCCGCTCGACACCGAAGCGCGCGCCCGCGGCACGTCGGTCTACTTCCCGTCTCAGGTGGTGCCGATGCTGCCGGAAGCGCTTTCCAACGGCCTGTGCTCGCTGAACCCGCAGGTGGACCGTCTGTGCATGGTGTGCGAGATGACTATCTCCGCGCAGGGACGGCTCTCTTCCTACAAATTCTACGAAGCGGTGATGAGCTCTCACGCGCGTCTCACCTATACCAAGGTGTGGAATATTCTACAGGGCGACGAGGCGCTGCGCGCGCATTACCAGCCGCTGGTCGGTGCGCTGGAAGAGCTGCACGAGATGTATAAAGTGCTGGATAAAGCCCGTGAACAGCGGGGCGGCATCGCGTTCGAAACGGAAGAGGCGAAGTTTATTTTCAACGCCGAACGCCGTATCGATCGCGTGGAAGCCGTTGTGCGCAACGACGCGCACAAGCTGATCGAAGAGTGCATGATCCTGGCGAATATCGCGGCGGCCAAGTTTGTCGAGAAACACGAAGAGCCTGCGCTGTTCCGCGTGCACGATCGTCCTACCGAAGACCACGTTCTGGCGCTGCGCAGCGTGCTGGGCGAGTTGGGTCTGACGCTGAAAGGCGGCATGAAACCACAGCCTCAGGACTATGCGGAGCTGATGACGCAGTTGGCCGATCGTCCGGACCGCGACATGCTGCAGACTATGCTACTGCGTTCGATGAAACAGGCGGTGTACGATCCGGAAAACCGCGGCCACTTCGGGCTGGCGCTGACCTCCTACGCGCACTTTACCTCGCCGATCCGCCGCTATCCCGATCTCTCCTTACATCGGGCTATCAAGTACCTGCTGAGCGATCGCAAAACGCGCTCCACCGCGACTGGCGGCTGGCATAGCGAGATGGCGGAGTGCCTGCAACTGGGCCAGCACTGTTCCATGACGGAACGCCGTGCGGATGAAGCGACGCGTGACGTGGCGGACTGGTTGAAATGCGACTTTATGCAGGATCATGTGGGTGAAGTCTTCACCGGCGTGATCTCCAGCGTCACTGGATTCGGCTTCTTCGTGCGGCTCAACGATCTGTTTATCGATGGGTTGGTCCACGTCTCATCGCTGGATAACGACTACTACCGCTATGATAATGTCGGCCAACGTTTGATTGGCGAGTCGCGCGGTCAGGTCTACCGGTTGGGCGACGTGGTGGAAATCCGCGTCGAAGCGGTGCATATGGACGAGCGCAATATCGACTTCGCGCTGGTCTCTTCCACGCGCAAAGTGCGCGGCGAAGGTAAAACTGCGCGTGACCGGATGAAGCAGGGCGACGGGAAAGACCATAAATCCCCTCGCCGCCGTAAGCCTGCCAACAAGCACGTCAACTTCGAACCCGACAGCGCGTTCCGCAACGATAACGACGGCGCGAAGAAGGGTAAGGCGGATGACGGCGGGAAAAAAACGCCGTCCAGAGCCAAAAAGAACGCGCAGAAAACACGTAAGATTGCCGCTGCCACCAAGGCCAAACGAGCAGGCAAAAATCCCGCTGCGGAATAGGTCTGACGCCTGGCGATAAGCGCAGCATAGGCAAGGGGGGATCACCCGGCTGAATTGGCGTATCGTCGGGCGCGGCGAAGCGTCTCCATCATCAACATCGCGGGCGGTTTACCGCCCGTTTTATCTGTCGAAAGAGTATCAATGAGCGAAATTATTTACGGTATCCACGCGGTTAAAGCCCTGCTGGAACGCGACCCACAGCGTTTTCTCGAAGTGTTCATTCTGAAAGGCCGGGAAGACCGTCGTCTGCAGCCGGTCATCGCCGAGCTGGAATCCAATGGTATCGCCGTGCAGGTCGCCAACCGCCAGTGGCTCGACAGCAAAGTCGAGGGTGCCGTACATCAGGGGATCATCGCCAACGTCAAACCCGGGAGACAGTTTCAGGAAAACGATCTGCCTGAGCTGCTGGCCGCCCACGAGGCACCGTTCCTGCTGGTGCTGGACGGCGTGACCGACCCCCACAATCTCGGCGCATGTCTGCGCAGCGCAGATGCGGCGGGCGTGAACGCGGTGATTGTTCCGCGTGACCGATCCGCACAGTTGAACGCCACGGCGAAAAAAGTCGCCTGCGGCGCAGCGGAAAGCGTGCCCTTAATTCGTGTCACCAATCTGGCGCGCACGCTGCGTTTGCTGCAAGAGCACAACGTGTGGATCGTGGGTACGGCGGGCGAGGCCGACCATACTCTGTACCAAAGCAAACTGACCGGGCCGATGGCGCTGGTGATGGGAGCGGAAGGCGAAGGGATGCGTCGTTTGACGCGCGAGCATTGCGATGAGCTGATCAGCATTCCGATGGCGGGCAGCGTCTCTTCGCTGAATGTGTCGGTCGCGACCGGCGTGTGTCTGTTCGAAGCGGTGCGCCAGCGAAGCTGAGGCGGGGTGTCATGGCGAGAGCGAGCGCTCCCGCCGATCTTGCTTATTTGGTGGTGGACGACGACGATTTGGCCGCGATGCGCTGCTCAACCGCGTTACACCAAAGTACTGACGTCTTGTTCGGCCAGGATCTCGCCGCCAGTTTACTCTCTACCGCCTGCTGCCAGGTCGTCGAACCAATCTGCACGTTGATTTGCGATTGGCCGAGAATATTCAGTTCGGACTCCACCCATAAATTCCATTCCAGACTGCGGCAGGGCGCGGTGGTCGTGGTGGCGGCAGTGGCGGAACCCGCACTGAACAGCAGAACGGCGATGGCCAGTATTTTCTTCATTACATCCTCTTAATCGGGTGGTTTCAGGGGCTCTGGACCGCAGGCTGCCTGTACAGCACGGCAAAGGCTCTCCAGACGCCGAAGTTGAGCTTTTCGCTCTCCGTCCGGCTGACAATCCGGTAATACTGCACGCCGCGCCGATCGGCCTGGCGCTGTACTTCGCGGTCTGCGTCATCAGGACTCCCGCGTACGATAACAGAAAGAGTGTCGATTCTATCCAGTGATAAACTCTGCTGCCGTGTGATCTCTATCGCCTGCCGACCGGGCGGCGGCGCGGGTTCTGGCGTGTTCAAGCCGCAGGCGGAGAGTAGCAGACAACATGAAAATATCGCCAGCCGCTGACGCGTCCACCGTAACGCGTTGCGCGTCAAAAATCGCATCGCTGAATACATTTGCCGCGAAAGCAGACTTCCGGTAGGCCGCACCTTGCTCGTTTGCTGATGTTCGGTCGTCCCGCCTCTTTTGTGGAGGTTTCCGCTGGAAGTGTGGCTGTTGTTTGTCATTTTTGCTTGTTAGGCACCTTCTCGCAGTCGTCATATTTTGCCGTTTTCATTTCCACCCACCTATCGCGTCGCAAAACACCTGTATTGATGATACCGCCATTCGGCAATTGACCGCTACTGCCTGCCCGATATGGCGCGGGCGAGATCAGACCATGCTGGAACAGCACGAGCGAAAGCATGGGCATCAAGGTCTGCTGGAAGGGACTCCCGACGCCGAGGATTACAGGCGTCAGCATCAACAGGCGCTGCGCTTTGCCGCTTTTTATCTATGGTTGGGGAGATTTCTTTTTATCCCTCCGGTGCGTTTGGCGCTATGGTAGGGAGAGTAAACGCGCCGCACGGCTTCGGCGGGCGGCTGGATGAGCGATAAAGGAGGTGGCCTTGATAGTCGAGATCTCAGTAACCACGATAAACGGCGTTGAGACGTTACACGCCACGCCGTCAGGGAAGCAGGCAGCGTCTCTGCCTACCATTTTCTTCTTTCACGGTTTCACCTCGTCAAAAGAGGTCTACGCCTATTTCGCCTATGCGCTGGCGCATGCTGGATTTCGCGTGGTTTCCCCGGATGCGCCGATGCACGGTGCGCGCTTCGACGGCGATGAGGCGGGGCGTCTGCGTCATTTCTGGGATATCTTCCAACAGAACGTCCGGGAACTGCCGGAGTATGTGGCGCATTTTCGTCAGTTGGGATTGATTGAGGATGGGCGGATTGGCGTCTGCGGCGCCTCGCTGGGCGGCATGACGGCGCTGGCGTTGATGACGCAATATCCGTGGCTCAACGCGGTGGCGGCCTTTATGGGGTCGGGCTATGTTTCATCGTTGTCTCGTACCCTGTTCCCACCGGTCGCGCCTGATGAAGCGCAGAACGCGCCGCGATTAGCGTCGCTGGCGGAACAGCTTGCGCCTTACGATGTGGGTCATCAGTTG
It encodes:
- the codA gene encoding cytosine deaminase, which gives rise to MKIINAALRHQPGLYTLSLHGGLIAAIEPQSGPLTAAPEDIDTGERLAIPPLVEPHIHLDATLTAGEPEWNMSGTLFEGIERWSQRKATITHEDTKHRAHSTIGLLRDHGIQHVRTHIDVTDPTLGALKTMLEVKEEARDLIDLQIVAFPQEGIESFPDGRRLMEQAIDMGADVVGGIPHFENTREQGVSSVKFLMDLAERRGCLVDVHCDETDDPQSRFLEVLAEEARVRGMGERVTASHTVAMGSYDNAYCSKLFRLLKRSGISFVSCPTESIHLQGRFDTFPKRRGVTRVAELDRAGMNVCFGQDSIKDPWYPLGNGNLLRVLDAGLHICHMMGYQDLQRCLDFVTDNSAKAMHLGENYGLVVGRPANLLILDAENDYEAVRRQAKALLSIRHGKVIMRRTPERIGYV
- a CDS encoding PucR family transcriptional regulator — its product is MSLTISEILSLPGLEPLTLRGGALNVHRAVRGYYMAENEGIAEWIMGGELVFVTGINLPRYEENLLQLMREGHQRGIAGMVILTGETFIHAIPDAVVALADTLGIPLIEQPYSLKMVIVTQLIGTALVQREATLRSQRDILIQLLTGEYPSLAIADQRASHLHLALEQPRRIAALRLSGTQALFNAHDPVAAEAQLQSARQQIQQQLETDLARRGHGLPLIVLGELFILLLPDDDLLFRRGKQQLQQLQQTIDAQIRPLRLFSGISSTVISAAHYRQGLIEARRALDVTESMLPDKGQCDYSELGVLKLLTAVKEPELVTQFMKETLGMLFEPHRKHPHQLVETLDAVLQENGNLIKAAERLHIHRNTLHQRLQRIEQQSGNTLNDPQFRLNASVALLIWRMSNALQQELL
- a CDS encoding methyl-accepting chemotaxis protein; the encoded protein is MRLKNLSIRAGLLSLLTLITLLLLIVSGMGIHAINQSRQSLGALNHIQGIQLGGLMSGYNLTLRARASATLAVRKIEVGLLDIGAQETERLTRDVQSATNIIQQFSQTDNASEEGLTLAKNVATSYQRYLEQGLYPMVESLQKQYTDEYYKLLESDLTPLSMAFDSAIQAFRTYAQQQAVERIQDAEYDERVMLLLISVAGLLSLLLVFLGWMALRHMLLKPLDQAIDQLEQVAAGDLTQRIPASGDNELGRLSDAIKRMQLALLASVGQVRDASTHIDRGSHELTSGNRHLEERTEASVAALEQTAASLEQLSATVKHNADNATLAHQLTDKVSDTTDRGNESVCHVIEKMQEIANSAKRISDILGVIDGIAFQTNILALNAAVETARAGEQGKGFAVVASEVRNLAQHSGQAAKEIRTLIMDSQTHVTEGLTLASQAGETMDEVSGEINRITSLMKEISYASQEQHRGIEQVNIAFTQIDKVAQQNAALVKASASTTESLEAQSRQLVEAMAMFRIGDKLPLLP
- the rnr gene encoding ribonuclease R translates to MSQDPFLEREAEKYESPIPSREYILAYLAKRDTPISREELAKDLELTSDEQQEALRRRLRAMERDGQLVFTRRKCYALPEKLDLLRGTVMGHRDGFGFLRIEGRKDDLYLSAEQMKTTIHGDVVLAQPLGEDRKGRREGRIVRVLEPRTSQIVGRYFTEAGTGFVVPDDSRLSFDILIPPDSVSGARMGSVVVVELTQRATRRSKAIGKIVEVLGENMGTGLAVDIALRTHDIPHAWPPEVEEQVGEYSREVPESAKQGRIDLRQLPLVTIDGEDARDFDDAVFCQKKRGGGWRLWVAIADVSYYVRPNTPLDTEARARGTSVYFPSQVVPMLPEALSNGLCSLNPQVDRLCMVCEMTISAQGRLSSYKFYEAVMSSHARLTYTKVWNILQGDEALRAHYQPLVGALEELHEMYKVLDKAREQRGGIAFETEEAKFIFNAERRIDRVEAVVRNDAHKLIEECMILANIAAAKFVEKHEEPALFRVHDRPTEDHVLALRSVLGELGLTLKGGMKPQPQDYAELMTQLADRPDRDMLQTMLLRSMKQAVYDPENRGHFGLALTSYAHFTSPIRRYPDLSLHRAIKYLLSDRKTRSTATGGWHSEMAECLQLGQHCSMTERRADEATRDVADWLKCDFMQDHVGEVFTGVISSVTGFGFFVRLNDLFIDGLVHVSSLDNDYYRYDNVGQRLIGESRGQVYRLGDVVEIRVEAVHMDERNIDFALVSSTRKVRGEGKTARDRMKQGDGKDHKSPRRRKPANKHVNFEPDSAFRNDNDGAKKGKADDGGKKTPSRAKKNAQKTRKIAAATKAKRAGKNPAAE
- the rlmB gene encoding 23S rRNA (guanosine(2251)-2'-O)-methyltransferase RlmB — its product is MSEIIYGIHAVKALLERDPQRFLEVFILKGREDRRLQPVIAELESNGIAVQVANRQWLDSKVEGAVHQGIIANVKPGRQFQENDLPELLAAHEAPFLLVLDGVTDPHNLGACLRSADAAGVNAVIVPRDRSAQLNATAKKVACGAAESVPLIRVTNLARTLRLLQEHNVWIVGTAGEADHTLYQSKLTGPMALVMGAEGEGMRRLTREHCDELISIPMAGSVSSLNVSVATGVCLFEAVRQRS
- the bsmA gene encoding biofilm peroxide resistance protein BsmA, which codes for MRFLTRNALRWTRQRLAIFSCCLLLSACGLNTPEPAPPPGRQAIEITRQQSLSLDRIDTLSVIVRGSPDDADREVQRQADRRGVQYYRIVSRTESEKLNFGVWRAFAVLYRQPAVQSP
- the yjfP gene encoding esterase: MVEISVTTINGVETLHATPSGKQAASLPTIFFFHGFTSSKEVYAYFAYALAHAGFRVVSPDAPMHGARFDGDEAGRLRHFWDIFQQNVRELPEYVAHFRQLGLIEDGRIGVCGASLGGMTALALMTQYPWLNAVAAFMGSGYVSSLSRTLFPPVAPDEAQNAPRLASLAEQLAPYDVGHQLEKVSDRPLLLWHGLADTLVPADETERLYQALVRRQLDANVTYLTEADIGHKITPTALRACARFFRQHL